The following coding sequences are from one Dermacentor silvarum isolate Dsil-2018 chromosome 4, BIME_Dsil_1.4, whole genome shotgun sequence window:
- the LOC119449035 gene encoding speckle-type POZ protein-like A, which produces MDSGDQSVTLRPPGSVLADCVEKRSCFTDQKMVKLSFLWTITNFSLCREATGQALLSSTFSTGEQKPVTWRLRLYPRGASEKCAEYVSLFLVSYNTRRVSAKATFSVVDAREDEANSRQTRTRIFSRRGDSWGYEKFIGRMSLKQNGRNLLPNDTLTLRCELIALESSASAPGTSSEIASSTLPECRLSEDLEWLLESKNYADVTFKVGDETFQAHRSILAARSPAFRSMLEHAMEEEVVGGVVIEDVEPGVFAAILRFLYTGRVPASIVKPESLLKAADRYNMDLLKISCELALISRLSEESAAETLILAEKHNAVTLRNATLDFIGSNLDAVRRPPDGMPSPTAKSIYPNSS; this is translated from the coding sequence ATGGATTCTGGAGACCAATCGGTGACGTTGCGGCCTCCAGGGAGCGTGCTCGCCGACTGCGTCGAAAAGAGGTCCTGCTTCACCGATCAGAAGATGGTCAAGTTGTCCTTCCTGTGGACAATCACAAATTTCAGCCTCTGCCGAGAGGCCACTGGGCAAGCGCTGCTCAGTTCGACGTTTTCCACGGGTGAGCAGAAACCCGTCACGTGGCGCCTCAGGCTGTACCCGAGAGGCGCCAGCGAAAAGTGCGCGGAATACGTGTCCCTCTTCCTCGTGTCCTACAACACCAGGCGGGTCTCTGCCAAGGCGACGTTCTCCGTCGTCGATGCCAGAGAGGACGAGGCTAACAGCCGGCAGACCAGGACACGAATCTTCTCGCGCCGCGGCGACAGCTGGGGATACGAAAAATTCATCGGCAGGATGTCTCTGAAGCAGAACGGCAGGAACCTTCTGCCCAACGACACTCTCACGCTCAGGTGCGAGCTCATCGCCTTGGAGAGTTCGGCGAGTGCGCCTGGAACGAGCAGCGAGATTGCTTCGAGCACGCTTCCCGAGTGCCGCCTCTCCGAAGACCTGGAATGGCTCCTGGAGAGTAAAAATTACGCGGACGTGACGTTTAAGGTGGGCGACGAGACATTCCAGGCTCACAGGAGCATCTTGGCGGCACGGTCACCGGCGTTCCGGAGTATGTTGGAACACGCGATGGAGGAAGAGGTAGTCGGCGGAGTTGTCATCGAGGACGTCGAACCGGGCGTTTTCGCCGCCATCCTGAGATTCCTCTACACAGGGCGCGTGCCGGCCTCAATAGTGAAACCCGAGTCTCTCTTGAAAGCTGCCGACAGGTACAACATGGACCTACTCAAGATATCGTGCGAGCTGGCTCTCATCTCCCGCCTGTCCGAGGAGTCGGCCGCGGAAACGCTGATTCTGGCCGAAAAGCACAACGCCGTCACGCTGCGCAACGCAACACTCGACTTCATCGGCTCGAACCTCGACGCTGTACGGAGACCCCCGGATGGGATGCCATCTCCAACCGCGAAATCAATCTACCCGAACAGCTCTTGA